In the Drosophila willistoni isolate 14030-0811.24 chromosome 3R, UCI_dwil_1.1, whole genome shotgun sequence genome, AGTAAGGACTTTCTCAGGAAAGAGAATCTGAAGTAAGATGAATAAATCTTGTTTGGTATACTCTTTAAAATTTGATTAGGATATGTGAGATGAACACATATAaggataaaaacaaaacacaattattaaaaatctatccgtttattaaaattattataaagtATTTTTCACGAATCAATAAATCATTTAGACTTAAATCATTTTCACTGAACtatgtttaaaatttatttactagCTATTTGGGCCAATTGCAGCAAATTTATTGCCAAAATACTATCTTAATgttataaaatgaaattttagcAATAAATTTCTATCGATTTAGTTAAATTGTTGGAATTTTTGCAACTTAAACGAATAGCTTCTGATGGTAGTGATgtgatgttgctgctgatgctgatgctgctgctgatggaCAACAACTCCATTAACAATCAGGCAAAATCAATTATTATGCATTTCacaatattttttgctttctctCTGTCCCAACCTTCCGTTTTTGGCATTGGCTCAACCGCAACCATGTTAATGGATGGTAAGTCTACATGCAACATCCAGTAGCATGTAGAccgtgcagcagcagcagcagcaacattttactttatttcccattaattaattttgtttcacatatgtatatgtatgtacgctTCAGGACTTTGGCATTTTAATGAAGTTTTATACCATCCTTCTGTTTCTTTGCTGCTGCGGCCTTCCTGCCCTATCGAATCTCCCCTGACGTATGAATGATTAcgtaattttcattttaccGACAACAACAGTTTTCAATTCAGTTTCTGAAAAGGTTTTTTAGTGGAAGCTTTAAGAAAGCTTCTCTGTATGAGAAGAGATAGAATCAATCAGTTCTATTCAAAATGCAAGCTTTGACATCGTtttcctcttctttttttctagaAATTCAGTGTGATTTAGCTGTGTGGGTAtacctgtgtgtgtgtgtgtgtgtgtgtgtgtgtgtagcagGTGATTAGGCTAAGGGCCTCTTGAGGCTAAAGGCGGCCAACTGAACTACTAGCATATGACATCTACATTCCACATCTCAATTACGGTTAGTTAGCACCCTATATCCTTTTTCTCTTctgctacacacacacacaaacacactcattATGTTGTGCAATCGATCCGGCTGTGTTGTACCATTCCGAGGCCATGTCGAAAGGCTTTTAAATGGAGATTATATTGTTCTAAGTGGCTGCTTGAAAATACGGAGGTGAGGTGGGGGACCAAAGGGAGACCAGGCAAGGCAGTCAGACAGTTAGTCAGATCAGATCCTTCTTGGCTTTCTGTGCCAGACACAAGCTGCAATTACAAACGTTAATGCGCCTGAGATTGAAGCGGTTGTTGGGAGGAGGAGGCGGTGGCTAAGGGAAATGTAGGTGGAACCGCACACAGTGGCACATCCCTGCACTCAGGCAGCTTGACTTTGCAACCGCCACAACCCATTTGGCCAATCCTTTGAAACAATGTGGGTAGCACACACGTGAAGGCAGGAGCCGCAGTTCCTTCCATGCTTTTTGCCTACCCCAAATTATTATGTACACCTTTCGCATGTTGGCAACATGTGATTGCATTCTAAAGGAAGGGGGAAAGTGAAAACCAGACCATAATACATATGACAATCCAGGAGCGGTCTAGCCTTAAAAACAATTACCAAAGAATCGCTTAAAACTATAAAGGTTTGATTGATTGGCAGGCTCCATAATGTTTATTAaactaaaataattataaCATAATTATTAATGGGAAAGGTCCTCCTCATTTTCATAGTTAACAAGACAAATCGAAATCAAACCAAACTCTTAACAATCCGGTCCTTGTCACAAAAGCCCTAAAACCCAAACCCCCTCGTACAGGGGGCACATTGTTGTGTTCCTCCTTTCCTGCTGCGTATATGTCTGTGAGTAGGCAACGGAATGGATTTGGATTCAGGTCTGGGTCTCTGTCTATGTCTGGGTCTCTCTCCTCCAGCTGCCTCTTTTGTGCAAATgaattcgtttattttgtaaaatgtCAATTGCTGTTAAGGAGaacaaccagcagcagcagctgtagCTGAAGGCAAAAGGAGGCTCGAGCAGGTGGAGCCAACAGCAGCCTGATTTTGTGGCACATGTGCTGCCTAGCAGCTGTAACAGCAGCACATTTGACACTTGCGGGATAGGGTTTGGGTAGACAAAGAGAAGAGGTTGGGATCCCCGTCCCTCCCCACCTGTATGGGTGTGCCAAACGATGCACTTTACGCTTAATGAAATTCTCGGTGACAGGTACAACATGACGTATGCGTTATATAAGCATCAATTAGAGCGCATTTTGTGTATAAGCTGCAAAAATTAGTGTAaaacttttcatttaaattgcacaaaatttcaattgacaaaaaagttaaaattacatttttaatcGAAAACGACAAACTTTCGCACAGATTTTCCCCGCATCCATCTAAATGGATGGTTGGTAACTGGTGTTGCCATGTAAATATGAAAATGCAAATgatacaaacaaaaatgctacgaaaagtttttaattttttgtgttattctactgctttttgtgtgtgtgggtgtgtgtgtatgtgtgggtgtgagtgttcttttttttctaattttattttgcatttaaattgcaaCTAATTTAGCGCCTTTTCAGAGACGACAGCTCTTTCTCTCTAGATCTACTCTCTGTATCTCAGTCGCGACGCGactaaatttcatttcaaatgcaGGCAACAACATCTAGACGAAAACGGGGCGAAGGCAAAACCatgttttccctttttttattttctttttttttttggtactaCAAACAATTTGCGTCAATGAAAGTGTCGagtgttgttggtggtggttgATGATGGTGCAAGAGAAGAGGATGGGCCGTGATGGGGATGCTCGGTGtctgtttattttatttgctgGGCTCGTCTCCCATTTCTGGTTTTGCTAGTTGCACAATTTAAAAGAGAATTATTCATGCAATTTGTGAAGGGAGATTGAGAGAGCGGAATACAGATGTTCGGCGGTTGGGCGAGCGGGGGGCGGCAAGGTAAATAGATGGCAAGGAAAAACATCAGATGAGAGTTGCTTAGGGCCATGTCTGGCAGTCAGTCTAGCTGAATTGAGAACGGGTCGGTGAGAGTGAGAGGAGTGCTCTCATTGGGGAGACACTTTGCCAAATGAAACTGCATCCAGTCACACATATGTGTGAAGGATCTATCAAAACgtgagtgcgtgtgtgtgtgtgtgggtgtgtgcgtgcatgtgtgtgtataggcGGGGCAGAGGCGGCAAGTGGCATTAAGAAGATGCCACGTTTATTGCAGGCGACATTTTGTGGTTTATGCACACgttctacaaacacacacacacacacataaacgaATCGACCCAACACGGCACGACGGCGACAGCGACAGCTACAGTTTTCCGTCTCAGCTTAATGTAATGATTTTATGAATTATAAATGCACACAcccccccacacacacgcacacacacatagatgagagaaagaaaagtgaaaaggcATTAAAAATGTTCAACGCATTTATATGCCAACTTTGAACGGAGCAGAGGAAACTACTACTTCTACTACAATGTCAGCCCCATTAAGTAGGCTATGAAAATGTGCTCAAAAATTAGTAGCGAAAGAGAAATTAAAGCAAAGCAATTCTCGTTTTTAGTTATGCACTTAAAGTGCGAAAGTGCGGAGGAGTAAAATCATTCGAGTATCTTTAATTTCGAATAGTTTACAATCTGCACTAAACTAAATTGAGACCCATTTTGTACTGCTATGTGCTATAAAAATCAAGTAAACTGTACCCAATGGCCGCCATTTTGCAATTAATCGAGCATGCAGAGAACTGAGCCGAGTGAGAAatgcagagagagagagagggagatgaAGCAAAATGTGCTCGTAAACTTAATTGCCAGGATTTAAAGGCACAGCTGCTGCTCCTATGGAGTTTTAGTTCAATTGCAAAAGCTGGACTTTTATCCTTCCGCTGTCTCACTCGGTCTCttcctctctccctctctcattCTATCTTTCTCTGTGGTGTGTAATAATGTCAGCATTAATGAAGCGCACATGTGGCAGCAAATCTCAAAGGATATGTTAAAGGATCTatggcaaaagcaaaaacaatatAGCAATACAAGCTAAGTCAGACATTGAGTTAGATTTCTCTCCCCTCCAACTCTCTCTTCCCCACGGTGACAACTTGATTGATGTTGTAATATGTCACTGGCATTTGATTTGCCAGCTAGACATACCGAAAAACgaacaaaagaaaatccaCATATGAGATGTGACGAGATGGAGAAATGGAGATAGATTTATAACAAGTGAAAGTTTTGCCCCACAAAATGAGTTTCATTCATTTGCCTACTACGGTCACTGAAATTctgtttgctgctgttgcttttgctgctgctcatGCAAAGAACTGCAAGGATATGGAAAATTAATTGCACAAATTTCCCTTGCCACACACGTACACACtagaaaacacacacatcaTCAACACGTCGCATGTGTGGCTAAGTCGCGAGGGCGTTAAATAGTCCCGCCCTGTTCTGGCCATGTTGTGCCACGTGTTGTGTTTGGTTGATAAATTAAGTTattcaacagcagcagcaggcggAAAAAGGTTATAAAAGTTTATAAGCTGcttgaacttttttttttgtgttaggTCATTAGAGGGCAATTTGTTTGTCGAAGACTTTGACGAAAGGAGGAAGTGGCATGGATTTTACTTATAATTAACAACTAAATCATTGGGTCGGCGAGAGCTTTTTTTATGCAATGTGATATTAAATTAAGTTATAAGAAGATCAACACCATTTATTAGTTTGCTTCCGAGATCCCTTAGTAAAATGTATAATGAAATTTAAGGCTTTACTTCAATTTTGAATGCCCTTTGAAATCTTTATCTAGTTCGAAACTAACGTATTTTCCCCCATTGTTTTGCAGGCTTGGCCTTGAACACCAACTCGTTGACGGGGCGTCGTGATTCATTTGATCGCACTACATCCGCCTTCAGCCCCTCGGCCATGGATTATACAACCAGCAGCGTAGCTGCCGCCAATGCCGTCAACAGCACAGTAGCTGCAGCTgcagccgctgctgctgccgcagCGGCACGTGGCAAATGGCCAGGTGCCATGTCAAGTGCCGCCGGGGCCTATGGAACTTTGggtgctgctgcagctgctgcggctgcggcCAATGCCTCGGCCAGTCCTATTGGAGCACCATTGACACCGCCGCCTTCCGCGGCCCAGTCCTGTCTAATGGCTGGCAATCGGGCGCCAGGAGCCGAATCGCGTCAGAGGCAACAATTGGCTGCCGTTGGCTTGCCCACCACAGCGGCAGCTGCTCAGGCTGCTGTGGCAGCCGCTGCAAATAACATGTTCGGCTCGAATAGTTCCCTTTTCTCCAATCATCTGGCCATACCGGGAACCGCTgtggcagcagctgctgctgccgctaaTTCACGTCAGGTGGCTGCGGCAGCTGCTGtagccgccgctgctgctggagCAGCGGGTGCTGCCGCTGGTGGAGCACCGCCACCGGGCCGATCACGTCTGTTGGAAGATTTCCGCAATCAACGCTATCCAAATTTGCAACTACGAGATCTGACCAATCACATTGTAGAGTTCTCACAGGATCAGCATGGATCACGATTCATTCAACAGAAACTAGAGCGAGCCACCGCGGCCGAGAAGCAAATGGTTTTCAGTGAGATACTTGGAGCCGCCTACAGCCTAATGACCGATGTCTTTGGCAATTATGTTATACAGAAATTCTTTGAATTTGGAACTCCCGAGCAGAAGAACACCCTCGGCATGCAGGTGAAAGGTCATGTGCTACAGTTGGCGCTGCAAATGTATGGCTGCCGTGTGATCCAAAAGGCCTTGGAGAGCATTTCACCGGAACAGCAACAGGAAATTGTCCATGAATTGGATGGACATGTGCTAAAGTGTGTCAAGGATCAGAATGGCAACCATGTGGTGCAGAAATGTATCGAATGTGTGGATCCTGTTGCCTTGCAGTTCATCATTAATGCCTTTAAGGGTCAGGTGTACTCGCTGAGCACACATCCATATGGCTGCCGGGTCATTCAACGTATCCTGGAGCATTGCACAGCCGAGCAGACGACTCCGATTCTTGATGAATTGCATGAGCACACCGAACAGTTGATCCAAGACCAATATGGCAACTATGTCATTCAGCATGTATTGGGTAAGTTCATGGAACTTGGATAAAACCAAAaggtataaaataaaaacacaattgtttttaaactTTATAGAGCATGGCAAACAGGAAGATAAATCCATACTGATCACTAGTGTGCGCGGCAAGGTCTTGGTGCTATCCCAACACAAATTTGCCTCCAATGTGGTCGAGAAGTGTGTGACCCATGCCACGCGTGGCGAACGCACTGGCCTCATTGACGAGGTGTGCACCTTCAATGACAAGTAAGTACTGCCCCTGAAATATTGCTCACGAAACATTTTGAAACTCACAATTCTGAATTTCTCCATTAAATAGCGCCCTGCATGTCATGATGAAAGATCAGTATGCCAACTATGTGGTCCAAAAGATGATCGATGTGTCAGAGCCCACGCAGCTTAAGAAACTGATGACCAAAATTCGCCCTCACATGGCAGCACTGCGGAAATATACCTACGGCAAGCATATCAATGCCAAGCTAGAGAAGTACTACATGAAGATAACCAATCCAATGGCTGCGACAGCTACCT is a window encoding:
- the LOC6651611 gene encoding maternal protein pumilio isoform X1 — its product is MVVLETANALLGGPYAQGAPALKMVQKRYIGLHQWLGPIRTTKELKEHIVGDNQLFRSQNPGLAAAATNAAAAAAAAAAATSAASAAAAAAGAPPVPNGGSMQQQQSQQQQQQQQQQQQQMQMAAASQQFLAAQQNAAYAAQQTAPYVINPGQEAAPYLGMIAAAQMPQYYGVAPWGMYPNNLIPQQSTQPRRPLTPSQQGAENQPYQVIPAFFDQSGSLVMGRTGTPMRLVSPAPVLAVPPGAARAGPPPPQGPQLYPPQPQTAQQNLYSQQNGSSVGGLALNTNSLTGRRDSFDRTTSAFSPSAMDYTTSSVAAANAVNSTVAAAAAAAAAAAARGKWPGAMSSAAGAYGTLGAAAAAAAAANASASPIGAPLTPPPSAAQSCLMAGNRAPGAESRQRQQLAAVGLPTTAAAAQAAVAAAANNMFGSNSSLFSNHLAIPGTAVAAAAAAANSRQVAAAAAVAAAAAGAAGAAAGGAPPPGRSRLLEDFRNQRYPNLQLRDLTNHIVEFSQDQHGSRFIQQKLERATAAEKQMVFSEILGAAYSLMTDVFGNYVIQKFFEFGTPEQKNTLGMQVKGHVLQLALQMYGCRVIQKALESISPEQQQEIVHELDGHVLKCVKDQNGNHVVQKCIECVDPVALQFIINAFKGQVYSLSTHPYGCRVIQRILEHCTAEQTTPILDELHEHTEQLIQDQYGNYVIQHVLEHGKQEDKSILITSVRGKVLVLSQHKFASNVVEKCVTHATRGERTGLIDEVCTFNDNALHVMMKDQYANYVVQKMIDVSEPTQLKKLMTKIRPHMAALRKYTYGKHINAKLEKYYMKITNPMAATATSAVGGGVSCSGATITTASPTSIAVSSSATAVAVPAASSSTSASSSSSASSNCSITTTTSTTTTTNSSMSSPTICTIQENGNSMMAEPTSPALSESSSSVVTAINAGLGPIGPPTTANGVL
- the LOC6651611 gene encoding maternal protein pumilio isoform X2 — translated: MVVLETANALLGGPYAQGAPALKMVQKRYIGLHQWLGPIRTTKELKEHIQLFRSQNPGLAAAATNAAAAAAAAAAATSAASAAAAAAGAPPVPNGGSMQQQQSQQQQQQQQQQQQQMQMAAASQQFLAAQQNAAYAAQQTAPYVINPGQEAAPYLGMIAAAQMPQYYGVAPWGMYPNNLIPQQSTQPRRPLTPSQQGAENQPYQVIPAFFDQSGSLVMGRTGTPMRLVSPAPVLAVPPGAARAGPPPPQGPQLYPPQPQTAQQNLYSQQNGSSVGGLALNTNSLTGRRDSFDRTTSAFSPSAMDYTTSSVAAANAVNSTVAAAAAAAAAAAARGKWPGAMSSAAGAYGTLGAAAAAAAAANASASPIGAPLTPPPSAAQSCLMAGNRAPGAESRQRQQLAAVGLPTTAAAAQAAVAAAANNMFGSNSSLFSNHLAIPGTAVAAAAAAANSRQVAAAAAVAAAAAGAAGAAAGGAPPPGRSRLLEDFRNQRYPNLQLRDLTNHIVEFSQDQHGSRFIQQKLERATAAEKQMVFSEILGAAYSLMTDVFGNYVIQKFFEFGTPEQKNTLGMQVKGHVLQLALQMYGCRVIQKALESISPEQQQEIVHELDGHVLKCVKDQNGNHVVQKCIECVDPVALQFIINAFKGQVYSLSTHPYGCRVIQRILEHCTAEQTTPILDELHEHTEQLIQDQYGNYVIQHVLEHGKQEDKSILITSVRGKVLVLSQHKFASNVVEKCVTHATRGERTGLIDEVCTFNDNALHVMMKDQYANYVVQKMIDVSEPTQLKKLMTKIRPHMAALRKYTYGKHINAKLEKYYMKITNPMAATATSAVGGGVSCSGATITTASPTSIAVSSSATAVAVPAASSSTSASSSSSASSNCSITTTTSTTTTTNSSMSSPTICTIQENGNSMMAEPTSPALSESSSSVVTAINAGLGPIGPPTTANGVL